One Alteromonas sp. KC3 DNA segment encodes these proteins:
- a CDS encoding adenylyltransferase/cytidyltransferase family protein gives MTTVVTYGTFDLFHIGHVRLLKRLHSLGDKLVVGLSSDEFNTVKGKKVVIPYEDRKEILLSCRYVDSVFQENCWEQKREDLQREGADIFAMGDDWIGKFDDLQDIVKVVYLPRTQDVSTTELKTVISEIQNEKIRQLQSLTEHLNALVKRL, from the coding sequence ATGACGACTGTAGTTACCTATGGCACATTTGATTTATTTCATATTGGTCATGTGAGGCTTTTAAAGCGCCTGCATAGCTTAGGTGACAAGCTTGTAGTCGGACTATCCTCTGATGAATTCAATACCGTTAAGGGTAAAAAGGTTGTTATTCCTTATGAGGATAGAAAGGAAATCCTACTTTCTTGTCGTTACGTAGACAGCGTGTTTCAAGAAAACTGTTGGGAACAAAAGCGCGAAGATTTACAAAGAGAAGGAGCCGATATTTTCGCCATGGGTGATGACTGGATTGGTAAATTTGATGATTTGCAGGATATCGTCAAAGTTGTCTATTTACCACGCACTCAAGACGTTTCAACCACAGAGTTAAAAACTGTCATTAGTGAAATCCAAAACGAAAAAATTCGCCAGCTACAAAGCCTCACCGAGCATTTAAATGCTCTAGTCAAGCGACTTTAA
- a CDS encoding flagellin N-terminal helical domain-containing protein — MQIDSSTSSILGQVREKQESLMEKLASGKKVNNALDEASAQQIIDRLTSEVEGNRQAINNVYDGISVAQVAEGGLGSINDDVNRIRELTLQSGNGVLSDGDRRAIQSEITQLQENISQTIEQTNFAGKPLLSDNGELSFQTGANGGQSISINTQDIASQLSGVLSIDITSGTSVEDALSAADDAIEVVGGARGDLGAVQNRFESTARNLTQANVNTAEARSRLQDLDYAQAASERAANDVRGQAAISVQAQANQQEGQVLALLN; from the coding sequence ATGCAAATTGACAGCTCAACATCCTCTATTCTCGGCCAAGTGCGGGAGAAGCAAGAATCTCTAATGGAGAAGCTTGCTAGTGGTAAAAAGGTTAACAATGCGCTTGACGAAGCATCGGCACAGCAAATTATTGACCGTCTTACTTCTGAAGTTGAAGGCAATCGCCAAGCAATCAATAATGTTTATGATGGCATTTCCGTAGCTCAAGTGGCTGAAGGTGGCTTGGGGAGCATTAACGACGATGTAAATCGTATTCGTGAATTAACACTGCAATCTGGCAATGGTGTGCTGAGTGACGGCGATCGTCGCGCAATTCAATCTGAAATTACACAGCTTCAAGAAAACATCAGTCAAACCATTGAGCAAACTAACTTTGCTGGTAAACCATTACTTTCTGATAATGGCGAACTGTCATTTCAAACCGGTGCAAATGGTGGTCAATCGATTAGCATTAATACTCAAGATATCGCGTCGCAACTAAGCGGTGTATTGTCAATCGACATAACCTCGGGTACAAGTGTTGAAGATGCACTTAGTGCAGCCGACGATGCAATTGAAGTGGTTGGCGGTGCGCGTGGCGATCTCGGCGCAGTGCAAAATCGATTTGAAAGTACTGCTCGTAACCTTACACAAGCGAATGTTAATACAGCAGAAGCAAGAAGCCGACTACAAGACCTAGACTATGCACAAGCAGCCTCAGAGCGAGCGGCTAATGACGTGCGTGGTCAAGCAGCAATATCTGTTCAAGCGCAAGCAAATCAGCAAGAAGGTCAGGTTCTTGCGCTGCTAAATTAA
- a CDS encoding sigma-54 dependent transcriptional regulator, with protein sequence MKNILLVSDNQELIQNLETIVTFMGESCQARSFNEGERYLQDSGADAVLIEHTSSQVVKGFVEKFPHIPFVALVESNSQASAYRNLVSVIATPLTYPVLTQAIHRCQEYTRRKPGLSRSSGAKTRLFRSLVGKSEQIQIVRRLVEQVAPTDATVLILGESGTGKEVVARNVHFLSERKDGPFIPVNCGAIPGELLESELFGHEKGAFTGAISARKGRFELAEGGTLFLDEIGDMPMQMQVKLLRVLQERTYERVGGNKPLQCNVRIIAATHRNLENMISEDKFREDLYYRLNVFPIDSPALRQRKDDIPLLLQELNSRIQGDGVEGVRFTEHAIASLMEHEWAGNVRELSNLVERLTILYPGQIVDIADLPEKYQYGDVQAYEPDYPEEILEREAFNALFAEAAAQEPEEEPDSSNEDVAPNSTISSALPEEGVNLKEYLSELEVNLIRQALDNQDWVVARAADKLGMRRTTLVEKMRKYDIQRTEDA encoded by the coding sequence ATGAAGAACATTTTGCTGGTTAGTGACAACCAGGAACTTATTCAAAACTTGGAAACTATCGTTACCTTCATGGGCGAGTCATGCCAGGCTCGCAGTTTTAATGAGGGTGAGCGGTATTTGCAAGATAGTGGGGCTGATGCGGTGCTTATTGAGCACACGTCGAGCCAAGTGGTGAAAGGGTTTGTTGAAAAATTCCCTCATATCCCTTTTGTGGCTTTGGTAGAAAGTAATAGCCAAGCATCTGCATATCGCAATTTAGTGAGTGTTATAGCAACACCTCTTACCTACCCAGTTTTGACACAGGCAATACACCGTTGCCAAGAGTACACAAGGCGTAAGCCTGGCCTTTCACGTTCTTCAGGAGCGAAAACGCGCTTGTTTAGAAGTTTGGTGGGTAAAAGTGAGCAAATTCAAATTGTACGCCGTTTAGTTGAGCAAGTTGCGCCAACCGATGCAACCGTACTTATTCTCGGTGAATCGGGCACAGGTAAAGAGGTTGTTGCCCGTAACGTACATTTTTTATCTGAGCGTAAAGATGGCCCGTTTATACCTGTTAACTGCGGTGCTATTCCCGGAGAGCTGCTGGAAAGTGAATTGTTTGGGCATGAAAAGGGCGCTTTCACTGGTGCGATAAGTGCTAGGAAAGGGCGTTTTGAGCTTGCTGAGGGCGGTACGCTATTTCTCGATGAAATTGGTGATATGCCAATGCAGATGCAGGTCAAGCTACTGCGAGTATTGCAAGAGCGCACTTATGAACGAGTAGGTGGGAATAAACCTCTACAGTGTAACGTGCGTATTATCGCCGCTACCCACCGCAATCTAGAAAACATGATTAGCGAAGATAAGTTTCGTGAAGATTTATATTACCGCTTAAATGTTTTCCCAATTGACTCTCCTGCTCTTCGTCAGCGAAAAGATGATATTCCGTTATTATTACAAGAGCTTAATAGTCGCATTCAAGGTGATGGTGTAGAAGGCGTTCGGTTTACTGAACATGCAATAGCGTCACTTATGGAGCATGAATGGGCAGGTAACGTACGTGAACTGTCTAATTTAGTTGAGCGCCTTACTATTTTGTATCCTGGGCAAATTGTCGATATTGCTGATTTACCCGAAAAATACCAATACGGCGATGTGCAAGCTTACGAACCTGATTATCCAGAAGAGATCCTTGAGCGCGAAGCGTTCAATGCTTTGTTCGCCGAAGCCGCTGCACAAGAACCTGAAGAAGAGCCAGATAGCAGCAATGAAGATGTTGCGCCTAACAGCACGATATCATCAGCACTTCCAGAAGAAGGTGTTAATCTTAAAGAGTACTTGTCAGAGCTTGAAGTTAACCTTATTCGCCAAGCCTTGGATAACCAGGATTGGGTGGTGGCTCGTGCGGCCGACAAACTTGGCATGAGACGTACTACACTTGTTGAGAAAATGCGCAAGTACGATATCCAACGCACTGAAGATGCGTAA
- a CDS encoding sensor histidine kinase — MAFEGTHNTTDYSANRFLHDEIDSAIAQSGKCSSKSNDIASLRLQASRLEHLLQVMPAGVIVIDGKGIVRQANEQAKALLGEPLEEEVWRSIITRSFKPRADDGHEVSLVDGRRVKLSITPLENEPGQLIVITDLTETRQLQARVSHMQRLSSLGKMVASLAHQIRTPLSAAMLYASNLTRKGLAAEAQTQFANKLSDRLKELESQVNDMLLFAKSGEEQVVAQIRLAELFAAIEGSANTMAAQHAQTLSFSGFDQDISITGNLTALQGAVLNLIHNASQVTPKNEMISIEACHSNGQLTVSVTDRGEGVPRSLQRKIFEPFFTTKTHGTGLGLAVVKSVVAAHNGSLSVSNVKNGGACFSLTLPCNPPIDTRHTMTQVA, encoded by the coding sequence ATGGCTTTTGAAGGCACACACAATACAACCGACTATTCAGCAAATCGTTTTTTGCACGATGAAATTGACAGTGCGATTGCGCAAAGCGGTAAGTGTAGCTCGAAATCTAATGATATTGCGTCGTTACGACTGCAAGCATCTCGTTTAGAGCATTTGTTGCAAGTAATGCCTGCAGGCGTCATCGTTATTGACGGTAAAGGTATTGTCCGTCAAGCCAACGAGCAAGCTAAAGCCTTGTTAGGTGAACCCCTTGAAGAAGAGGTTTGGCGTAGCATCATCACCCGTTCCTTTAAGCCGCGTGCTGACGATGGCCATGAAGTATCACTGGTTGACGGACGTCGGGTAAAGCTTTCAATAACACCCCTTGAAAATGAACCGGGCCAGCTAATAGTTATTACCGATTTGACTGAAACACGGCAGTTACAAGCGCGTGTTAGTCACATGCAGCGCTTGTCTTCATTAGGAAAAATGGTGGCATCACTGGCTCACCAAATAAGAACACCACTTTCTGCTGCCATGTTGTATGCCTCAAACCTCACGCGAAAAGGTCTAGCGGCAGAGGCACAAACTCAGTTTGCAAATAAGTTGTCAGACCGCTTAAAAGAGCTCGAGAGTCAGGTGAACGACATGCTGCTATTTGCTAAATCTGGTGAAGAGCAAGTGGTCGCGCAGATAAGGCTCGCTGAGCTTTTCGCCGCTATTGAGGGGAGTGCCAATACTATGGCAGCTCAACACGCTCAAACGTTATCTTTTTCAGGTTTTGATCAAGACATATCAATAACAGGTAATTTGACGGCATTACAGGGCGCTGTTTTGAATTTGATTCACAATGCCAGCCAAGTAACGCCCAAAAACGAAATGATCAGTATTGAGGCCTGTCACAGCAATGGTCAGTTAACCGTTTCTGTCACTGACCGCGGAGAAGGTGTGCCTCGCTCACTACAAAGAAAAATATTCGAACCTTTCTTTACTACCAAAACGCATGGAACTGGTCTTGGTTTGGCGGTAGTGAAATCTGTTGTTGCTGCACATAACGGAAGCTTGAGTGTGAGCAACGTAAAAAATGGCGGCGCTTGCTTTTCGTTAACGCTTCCGTGCAATCCACCCATAGATACACGTCATACCATGACGCAAGTAGCATAA
- a CDS encoding sigma-54-dependent transcriptional regulator yields MSKTTILIVEDDAGLREALFDTLLLGNYDVVDADSAEAALMVLSSRHVDLVVSDIQMGEMSGLTLLKSIKAKFPNMPVLLMTAYATIDDAVQAMRDGATDYLSKPFAPEVLLNLVGRYAPAQKIESRTPIVADPTSLKLLELSRKVAKSDATVMVMGPSGSGKEVLSRYIHDQSPRCEAPFVAINCAAIPENMLEATLFGYEKGAFTGAIQACPGKFEQAQDGTLLLDEITEMDLALQAKLLRVLQEREVERLGGRKTVKLNVRVIATSNRDLRKAVDAGEFREDLYYRLNVFPIEWRPLAQRPGDIVPLAEHLVNRHASSQGLGTIRLSAAARNKLSQYSWPGNVRELENVVQRALILCENGEIDASDLMIDEDIQVTIDATPEQVEDNKLGSELRYQEHQIILDTLVSCNGKRKDVAEKLGISPRTLRYKLARMREDGIEVPA; encoded by the coding sequence ATGTCTAAAACAACCATTTTGATTGTAGAAGATGACGCAGGCCTCAGAGAGGCACTATTTGATACGCTTTTGTTGGGGAATTATGACGTTGTAGATGCAGACAGTGCAGAAGCCGCGCTGATGGTGCTGTCTTCACGCCACGTTGACCTTGTGGTCAGTGATATCCAAATGGGTGAAATGAGCGGTTTAACGTTGCTCAAAAGCATAAAAGCAAAGTTTCCCAACATGCCTGTCTTATTGATGACGGCTTATGCGACGATTGACGATGCAGTGCAAGCAATGCGCGATGGTGCCACAGATTATTTATCAAAACCTTTTGCTCCTGAGGTGTTACTTAACCTAGTTGGACGTTACGCGCCAGCACAAAAGATAGAATCGCGCACGCCAATTGTTGCTGACCCAACAAGTCTCAAGTTACTCGAACTATCACGCAAAGTGGCTAAATCTGATGCAACTGTAATGGTTATGGGGCCTAGTGGTTCGGGTAAGGAAGTGTTGTCACGTTACATTCACGACCAATCACCCCGTTGCGAGGCACCGTTTGTTGCTATCAATTGTGCCGCAATTCCGGAAAACATGTTGGAAGCAACCCTTTTTGGTTACGAAAAAGGGGCGTTTACCGGCGCTATTCAGGCGTGTCCTGGTAAGTTTGAACAAGCTCAAGACGGCACGTTGTTATTAGATGAAATCACCGAAATGGACTTAGCGCTACAGGCAAAGCTATTGCGAGTATTGCAAGAGCGCGAGGTTGAGCGACTTGGTGGGCGTAAGACCGTAAAATTGAATGTGCGAGTTATCGCCACGAGCAACCGAGATTTAAGAAAAGCGGTAGACGCAGGTGAGTTCAGAGAAGACTTATATTACCGATTAAATGTGTTTCCAATTGAGTGGCGTCCACTCGCTCAGCGCCCCGGTGACATAGTACCGCTGGCTGAGCATCTAGTGAATAGACACGCCTCATCACAAGGTTTGGGTACAATAAGATTAAGTGCGGCAGCCCGAAACAAGCTTAGTCAGTATAGTTGGCCGGGCAATGTTCGCGAACTAGAGAATGTAGTTCAGCGTGCCCTCATCTTATGTGAGAACGGCGAAATTGATGCCAGCGATCTCATGATTGATGAGGATATTCAGGTAACTATTGATGCGACTCCAGAGCAGGTTGAAGACAACAAGTTAGGTTCAGAGCTTCGCTATCAAGAACATCAAATTATCCTCGATACCTTGGTCTCTTGTAATGGTAAGCGAAAAGATGTCGCAGAAAAGCTAGGTATTAGCCCAAGAACTCTGCGCTACAAGCTTGCGCGCATGAGAGAGGATGGCATCGAAGTGCCTGCTTAG